From the Scophthalmus maximus strain ysfricsl-2021 chromosome 11, ASM2237912v1, whole genome shotgun sequence genome, one window contains:
- the mnta gene encoding max-binding protein MNT isoform X2 has translation MSIETLLEAAKFLELQAQQQQKAREDELKEKLHLEQLKVQRNSDVNYNSTIHINNVSKAEERRAECHPAPIPPSLPPPSMPITVIPIPVVTSSPMGSPTLPVATLSPPAAPPLASPRRDPHSPKEESAAAPPSSSQPKTVHSPSVLIASHKQPTQNHHQPQFIAQTNNTKLQQQTHQQLVQRYPGSIVSPTQQHALLPHLGPVLQQVPLQNGSISRGSPPDDSRQLDKKRPGGRAHLKECFETLKKNIPNIDEKKTSNLSVLRSALRYIQTLKRKEKEYEHDMERLAREKIATQQRLAELKNDLSQWMDVIEIDRVLRQTVQPEEDQASTSTASEGEDVMDDDLDEETAPRAQTALPTVPHTMKPELQKSAAHTQTPTLTPATTTTSFITQHISIQHKAHLHQPQPVTVNAPQPVPKPAPPPTLTATASITPSQPLIPTQTHMVTTSSLHPTVIAHASVSHPSVIQAVNHVIHGGGPKHIAHLAPAATSSVQLAPGHQPIGHITVHPVAHLSQHLPALYPQPVAVTQSAVVGHITHTFNHAHPQVNGTTPSQPAATIIGKQTAVSTQIVAHHPQLVGQTVLNPVTMVTMPSFPISTLKLA, from the exons ATGAGCATCGAAACGCTCTTGGAGGCAGCCAAGTTTTTGGAATTGCAAGCCCAGCAACAACAGAAAGCACGTG aggATGAACTAAAGGAAAAGCTTCACTTGGAGCAGTTGAAGGTGCAGCGGAACTCTGACGTGAACTATAACTCAACCATCCACATCAACAATGTTTCTAAAGCAGAGGAGCGCCGCGCTGAGTGCCACCCAGCCCCCATACcgccctctctgcctcccccctccatgCCTATTACTGTCATCCCCATCCCCGTGGTCACCTCCAGCCCCATGGGCTCTCCCACTCTGCCTGTTGCCACGCTCTCCCccccagctgctcctccactgGCCTCCCCAAGGAGAGACCCTCACTCCCCCAAGGAGGAAAGTGCTGCTGCCCCGCCGAGCTCTTCGCAGCCCAAAACTGTCCATTCGCCCTCTGTACTGATCGCCAGCCACAAGCAGCCAACACAAAACCACCACCAGCCGCAGTTCATTGCCCAAACCAATAATACTAAActacagcagcagacacaccaGCAGCTGGTCCAACGCTATCCTGGCTCCATCGTGTCACCCACACAGCAACACGCCTTACTGCCACACCTGGGCCCTGTGCTCCAACAGGTTCCTTTACAAAATGGCTCCATCAGCCGGGGGAGTCCTCCCGACGACAGCCGCCAGCTGGACAAGAAGAGGCCTGGAGG ACGAGCACACCTGAAGGAGTGCTTCGAGACCCTGAAAAAGAACATCCCCAACATCGACGAGAAGAAGACGTCCAATCTGAGTGTGCTGAGAAGTGCACTGAGATACATTCAG ACGTTGAAGCGGAAAGAGAAGGAGTACGAACATGACATGGAGCGTCTGGCCAGAGAGAAGATCGCCACGCAGCAGCGATTAGCAGAGCTGAAGAACGATCTGAGCCAGTGGATGGATGTGATTGAGATTGACCGCGTCCTCAGACAGACGGTGCAGCCTGAAGAGGACCAGGCTTCGACCTCGACTGCCTCAG AGGGTGAAGACGTTATGGACGATGACCTGGATGAGGAGACCGCACCCAGAGCACAGACTGCCTTACCCACCGTGCCTCACACCATGAAACCTGAGCTCCAGAAGAGTGCAGCACACACTCAGACCCCAACTCTGACACCTGCCACCACCACTACATCCTTCATTACCCAACACATCTCCATACAGCACAAAGCCCATCTGCACCAGCCTCAGCCGGTGACAGTCAATGCTCCCCAGCCGGTGCCCAAGCCTGCACCTCCACCTACGCTCACAGCCACAGCGTCCATCACTCCCAGTCAGCCCTTGATCCCCACCCAGACACACATGGTCACCACATCCAGCCTACACCCCACAGTTATCGCCCACGCATCAGTGTCCCATCCCTCAGTCATCCAAGCGGTCAACCATGTCATCCATGGAGGGGGTCCCAAACACATTGCCCACCTGGCTCCCGCTGCCACTAGCTCTGTCCAGTTAGCCCCCGGCCACCAGCCTATTGGCCACATTACTGTGCACCCGGTGGCACATCTCAGCCAGCATCTACCTGCCCTCTATCCCCAACCGGTGGCTGTAACTCAATCGGCCGTGGTCGGCCACATCACCCACACATTCAACCACGCCCATCCACAGGTGAACGGCACCACACCTAGCCAGCCGGCTGCCACCATCATTGGCAAGCAGACAGCAGTGAGCACCCAAATAGTAGCCCACCACCCACAGCTGGTTGGTCAAACAGTGCTTAACCCTGTGACAATGGTGACCATGCCCTCCTTCCCAATCAGCACTCTGAAGCTGGCCTGA
- the mnta gene encoding max-binding protein MNT isoform X1 yields MSIETLLEAAKFLELQAQQQQKAREDELKEKLHLEQLKVQRNSDVNYNSTIHINNVSKAEERRAECHPAPIPPSLPPPSMPITVIPIPVVTSSPMGSPTLPVATLSPPAAPPLASPRRDPHSPKEESAAAPPSSSQPKTVHSPSVLIASHKQPTQNHHQPQFIAQTNNTKLQQQTHQQLVQRYPGSIVSPTQQHALLPHLGPVLQQVPLQNGSISRGSPPDDSRQLDKKRPGGAGTREVHNKLEKNRRAHLKECFETLKKNIPNIDEKKTSNLSVLRSALRYIQTLKRKEKEYEHDMERLAREKIATQQRLAELKNDLSQWMDVIEIDRVLRQTVQPEEDQASTSTASEGEDVMDDDLDEETAPRAQTALPTVPHTMKPELQKSAAHTQTPTLTPATTTTSFITQHISIQHKAHLHQPQPVTVNAPQPVPKPAPPPTLTATASITPSQPLIPTQTHMVTTSSLHPTVIAHASVSHPSVIQAVNHVIHGGGPKHIAHLAPAATSSVQLAPGHQPIGHITVHPVAHLSQHLPALYPQPVAVTQSAVVGHITHTFNHAHPQVNGTTPSQPAATIIGKQTAVSTQIVAHHPQLVGQTVLNPVTMVTMPSFPISTLKLA; encoded by the exons ATGAGCATCGAAACGCTCTTGGAGGCAGCCAAGTTTTTGGAATTGCAAGCCCAGCAACAACAGAAAGCACGTG aggATGAACTAAAGGAAAAGCTTCACTTGGAGCAGTTGAAGGTGCAGCGGAACTCTGACGTGAACTATAACTCAACCATCCACATCAACAATGTTTCTAAAGCAGAGGAGCGCCGCGCTGAGTGCCACCCAGCCCCCATACcgccctctctgcctcccccctccatgCCTATTACTGTCATCCCCATCCCCGTGGTCACCTCCAGCCCCATGGGCTCTCCCACTCTGCCTGTTGCCACGCTCTCCCccccagctgctcctccactgGCCTCCCCAAGGAGAGACCCTCACTCCCCCAAGGAGGAAAGTGCTGCTGCCCCGCCGAGCTCTTCGCAGCCCAAAACTGTCCATTCGCCCTCTGTACTGATCGCCAGCCACAAGCAGCCAACACAAAACCACCACCAGCCGCAGTTCATTGCCCAAACCAATAATACTAAActacagcagcagacacaccaGCAGCTGGTCCAACGCTATCCTGGCTCCATCGTGTCACCCACACAGCAACACGCCTTACTGCCACACCTGGGCCCTGTGCTCCAACAGGTTCCTTTACAAAATGGCTCCATCAGCCGGGGGAGTCCTCCCGACGACAGCCGCCAGCTGGACAAGAAGAGGCCTGGAGG GGCAGGCACAAGAGAAGTGCACAACAAGCTTGAGAAAAACAG ACGAGCACACCTGAAGGAGTGCTTCGAGACCCTGAAAAAGAACATCCCCAACATCGACGAGAAGAAGACGTCCAATCTGAGTGTGCTGAGAAGTGCACTGAGATACATTCAG ACGTTGAAGCGGAAAGAGAAGGAGTACGAACATGACATGGAGCGTCTGGCCAGAGAGAAGATCGCCACGCAGCAGCGATTAGCAGAGCTGAAGAACGATCTGAGCCAGTGGATGGATGTGATTGAGATTGACCGCGTCCTCAGACAGACGGTGCAGCCTGAAGAGGACCAGGCTTCGACCTCGACTGCCTCAG AGGGTGAAGACGTTATGGACGATGACCTGGATGAGGAGACCGCACCCAGAGCACAGACTGCCTTACCCACCGTGCCTCACACCATGAAACCTGAGCTCCAGAAGAGTGCAGCACACACTCAGACCCCAACTCTGACACCTGCCACCACCACTACATCCTTCATTACCCAACACATCTCCATACAGCACAAAGCCCATCTGCACCAGCCTCAGCCGGTGACAGTCAATGCTCCCCAGCCGGTGCCCAAGCCTGCACCTCCACCTACGCTCACAGCCACAGCGTCCATCACTCCCAGTCAGCCCTTGATCCCCACCCAGACACACATGGTCACCACATCCAGCCTACACCCCACAGTTATCGCCCACGCATCAGTGTCCCATCCCTCAGTCATCCAAGCGGTCAACCATGTCATCCATGGAGGGGGTCCCAAACACATTGCCCACCTGGCTCCCGCTGCCACTAGCTCTGTCCAGTTAGCCCCCGGCCACCAGCCTATTGGCCACATTACTGTGCACCCGGTGGCACATCTCAGCCAGCATCTACCTGCCCTCTATCCCCAACCGGTGGCTGTAACTCAATCGGCCGTGGTCGGCCACATCACCCACACATTCAACCACGCCCATCCACAGGTGAACGGCACCACACCTAGCCAGCCGGCTGCCACCATCATTGGCAAGCAGACAGCAGTGAGCACCCAAATAGTAGCCCACCACCCACAGCTGGTTGGTCAAACAGTGCTTAACCCTGTGACAATGGTGACCATGCCCTCCTTCCCAATCAGCACTCTGAAGCTGGCCTGA